The Tenacibaculum jejuense genome includes a window with the following:
- a CDS encoding Crp/Fnr family transcriptional regulator gives MIQLINYINSYTKLNNSELYYIENNFIYEKFNKGELLISSQRKVNYIYFLIKGLVKGFEYENGKVIVQHLIEKNNFFTDFESFINKQVSHENYQAITNIEVLKISYEKFQTLQEKSPSFQTALNKILQESLSCKMERLQDFQKLNAKERYLKLLNSSPNLIQEVSISDLSSYLGIEPSSLSRIRKQVF, from the coding sequence ATGATACAGCTAATAAACTATATTAATAGCTACACAAAACTAAACAATTCTGAACTATATTATATAGAAAATAATTTCATTTATGAAAAATTTAATAAAGGTGAGCTTCTTATATCATCTCAAAGAAAAGTTAATTACATCTATTTTTTAATTAAAGGACTTGTAAAAGGCTTTGAATATGAAAATGGAAAGGTAATCGTACAACATCTCATAGAAAAAAATAACTTCTTTACAGATTTTGAAAGTTTCATAAACAAACAAGTTAGTCATGAAAATTATCAAGCTATAACCAATATAGAAGTACTAAAAATTAGCTATGAAAAATTTCAAACACTTCAAGAGAAATCTCCGTCATTTCAAACTGCTTTAAATAAAATACTACAAGAATCTTTATCCTGTAAAATGGAACGTTTACAAGATTTTCAAAAATTAAATGCTAAAGAGCGTTATTTAAAACTTCTAAATAGCTCTCCTAATTTAATTCAAGAAGTGTCTATAAGTGATTTATCATCTTATCTTGGTATAGAACCCTCATCTTTAAGCAGAATACGAAAACAAGTTTTCTAA
- a CDS encoding NAD-dependent epimerase/dehydratase family protein, giving the protein MNETSLVTGANGHLGYNLCKLLIDKGENVIATYRNPKNRKILSELGCETLPVDIMDKNAMIKAFQGVTNVYAVAASFKMWSKNPIKDIYENNVEGTRKLFEAANESSVKNIVYVSSVASLDFTKLPAKESNGYNTDRRNWYYNSKNDSDKLALELGKKFNIRTVLILPSAMIGRKAHQLSYSNRLVKQILDGEMIADTNITLNWIDVKDVALGAYSAMKKGRNGERYILANEKHTSIQESVAIAAKIFPDLKLKTPPKIPKPLLYIIAFFMKTGSLITGKEPLLQKEYIDMFYGLKQDYDINKAKTELNFSPKSSKKALTEALNYIKNEWKH; this is encoded by the coding sequence ATGAATGAAACTTCTTTAGTAACTGGGGCTAACGGACATTTAGGCTATAATCTTTGCAAATTACTTATAGATAAAGGTGAAAACGTAATTGCAACATACAGAAATCCAAAAAACCGAAAAATTTTATCTGAATTAGGATGTGAAACTTTACCAGTTGACATTATGGATAAAAACGCTATGATAAAAGCATTTCAAGGAGTAACTAATGTTTATGCTGTTGCTGCATCTTTTAAAATGTGGTCGAAAAACCCCATAAAAGATATTTATGAAAATAATGTAGAAGGCACAAGAAAATTGTTTGAAGCAGCTAACGAAAGTAGTGTAAAAAATATTGTTTATGTGAGTTCTGTAGCTTCATTAGACTTTACTAAACTTCCAGCAAAAGAAAGTAATGGTTACAATACTGATCGAAGAAATTGGTATTACAATTCTAAAAATGATTCAGATAAATTAGCTTTAGAGTTGGGTAAAAAATTTAATATTAGGACTGTACTTATTTTACCATCAGCTATGATTGGTAGAAAAGCACATCAATTAAGCTACTCCAATCGATTAGTAAAACAGATTTTAGATGGTGAAATGATCGCTGATACAAATATTACTTTAAACTGGATTGATGTTAAAGATGTTGCATTAGGAGCTTACTCAGCAATGAAAAAAGGAAGAAATGGTGAACGTTATATTTTGGCGAATGAAAAACATACTTCTATTCAAGAAAGTGTAGCTATAGCAGCAAAAATATTTCCTGATTTGAAATTAAAAACTCCTCCAAAAATACCGAAACCATTACTATACATAATTGCCTTCTTTATGAAAACAGGAAGTTTAATAACTGGAAAAGAACCACTATTACAAAAAGAATATATTGATATGTTTTATGGTTTAAAACAGGATTATGACATTAATAAAGCCAAAACTGAATTAAATTTCAGTCCTAAATCGAGTAAAAAAGCTCTAACTGAAGCTCTTAATTATATCAAAAATGAATGGAAACACTAA
- the thrA gene encoding bifunctional aspartate kinase/homoserine dehydrogenase I, with protein MKVLKFGGSSVKDYQNIQKVLNIIEEKSKEDQLAVVVSAFGKTTDTLLKSAQLAKSKDESYLTLINEVERHHFETIENLIGNNSHNVIERTNELFNQLKTLHKGCYLLEELSPKAKAIISSFGERLSSYIISEAAKERLNATFKDSQELIITDNNYLKAQVDFETTYSNCSSYFNENDFQVVVLPGFIAKCYNGQTTTLGRGGSDYTASIYAAAVHAEELQIWTDVSGMFTANPTIVKQAEPIRHISYQEAMEMSHFGAKVIYPPTIQPVREMRIPLVIKNTNAPNDEGTFITLNTDKSSSVKGISYIENIALLTVEGSGMVGISGVSKRLFEALSDDDINVILITQASSEHTICVGVLEEDAEKAVSSINKKFEIEINQKKIDPIHTEKNLSILALVGDNMKNHQGLSGKMFSALGKNNVNIRAIAQGASEKNISAVIKRSDAKKALNTLHEQFFGEQTKQLNLFVTGVGNVGNRFLAQLQQQKEYLQEQLKLNVRVVGLSNSKKMYFDEQGIDLQNWKDLLLNKGETTGLDLFHAKAKALNLRNSVFVDNTANEHVSKMYQQYLENNIAVVTCNKIACASELNNYKTLKKVSKQFNAPFLFETNVGAGLPIIDTLKNLIASGDRVHKIQAVLSGSLNFVFNNFNNTNTFHDIVEQAQHEGYTEPDPKIDLSGVDVARKILILARESGYELELSDIENQSFLPQESLDTSNNKDFYESLTKFESHFQEIYAKANNENCKLKYVAEFIDGKAKVGLQHIPQDHPFYNLEGSDNIVLFFTDRYPVQPLQIKGAGAGADVTASGIFADVIRVANN; from the coding sequence ATGAAAGTCCTAAAATTCGGAGGTTCATCAGTTAAAGATTATCAAAACATACAAAAAGTTTTGAATATCATTGAAGAAAAATCAAAAGAAGATCAATTAGCAGTAGTAGTTTCTGCATTTGGTAAAACTACAGATACTCTATTAAAAAGTGCACAATTAGCAAAGAGTAAAGATGAAAGTTATTTGACCTTAATTAATGAGGTTGAACGACATCATTTCGAAACTATTGAAAATTTAATTGGTAATAATTCTCACAACGTCATAGAACGAACAAATGAATTATTCAATCAATTAAAAACTCTACATAAGGGGTGTTATTTATTAGAAGAACTTTCACCTAAAGCTAAAGCTATTATTAGTAGTTTCGGTGAACGTTTATCTTCTTACATTATTTCTGAAGCTGCTAAAGAACGTTTAAATGCAACGTTTAAAGACAGTCAAGAGTTAATTATTACTGACAATAATTATTTAAAAGCTCAGGTAGATTTTGAAACAACATATAGTAACTGTTCTTCTTATTTTAACGAAAATGATTTTCAGGTAGTAGTTTTACCTGGTTTTATTGCAAAATGTTATAACGGACAAACAACAACGTTAGGACGAGGTGGTTCAGATTATACTGCATCTATTTATGCGGCGGCTGTTCATGCGGAAGAATTACAAATATGGACAGATGTTAGTGGTATGTTTACTGCAAACCCAACTATAGTAAAACAAGCTGAACCTATCCGTCATATTTCTTATCAGGAAGCCATGGAGATGTCTCATTTTGGAGCAAAAGTAATCTACCCTCCTACTATTCAACCTGTAAGAGAAATGAGAATTCCATTAGTAATTAAAAATACTAATGCACCTAATGATGAAGGTACATTCATCACCCTAAATACTGATAAAAGTTCTTCTGTTAAAGGAATTAGTTATATTGAAAACATCGCTTTACTAACTGTTGAAGGTAGTGGAATGGTTGGTATCTCTGGAGTTTCTAAACGCTTGTTTGAAGCTTTATCAGATGATGATATCAATGTGATTTTAATAACTCAAGCTTCTTCCGAACATACTATTTGTGTTGGTGTATTAGAAGAAGATGCAGAAAAAGCAGTTAGCAGTATAAATAAAAAGTTTGAAATAGAAATCAATCAAAAGAAGATAGATCCTATTCATACAGAAAAAAACTTAAGCATATTAGCTTTAGTTGGTGATAATATGAAAAATCATCAAGGCTTAAGTGGAAAAATGTTTAGTGCTTTAGGAAAAAATAATGTTAATATTAGAGCAATAGCTCAAGGTGCTTCTGAAAAAAATATTTCTGCAGTAATTAAGCGTTCTGATGCCAAAAAAGCTTTAAATACTTTGCATGAGCAATTCTTTGGAGAGCAAACAAAGCAGTTAAATTTATTTGTTACTGGAGTAGGAAATGTTGGAAATCGTTTTCTCGCACAATTACAACAACAGAAAGAATATTTACAAGAACAGCTTAAACTTAATGTACGAGTTGTAGGACTTTCAAACTCAAAAAAAATGTACTTCGATGAACAAGGAATCGATTTACAAAACTGGAAAGATTTACTATTAAACAAAGGAGAAACTACAGGTTTAGATCTTTTTCATGCTAAAGCTAAAGCTTTAAACTTAAGAAATAGTGTATTTGTTGATAATACAGCTAACGAGCATGTTTCAAAAATGTACCAACAGTATTTAGAAAATAATATTGCTGTAGTTACTTGTAATAAAATTGCTTGTGCTTCAGAATTAAACAACTACAAAACATTGAAAAAAGTTTCTAAACAATTTAACGCTCCTTTCTTATTTGAAACTAATGTAGGAGCTGGTTTACCTATTATCGATACTTTAAAAAACCTTATCGCTTCTGGTGATCGCGTTCATAAAATACAAGCTGTTTTATCTGGTAGTTTAAACTTTGTTTTCAACAATTTCAATAATACTAATACTTTTCATGATATTGTAGAACAAGCTCAGCATGAAGGATACACCGAACCAGATCCTAAAATTGATTTAAGCGGTGTTGATGTTGCTAGAAAAATTCTAATTTTGGCTAGAGAAAGTGGTTATGAACTGGAATTATCAGATATAGAAAATCAATCATTTTTACCACAAGAAAGCTTAGATACTTCAAACAATAAAGATTTTTATGAAAGCTTAACAAAATTTGAATCGCATTTTCAAGAGATTTATGCTAAAGCAAATAATGAAAACTGTAAATTGAAATATGTTGCAGAATTTATAGATGGAAAGGCAAAGGTTGGTTTACAACATATTCCTCAGGATCATCCTTTTTACAATTTAGAAGGGAGCGATAATATTGTATTATTCTTTACAGATCGATATCCAGTACAACCGCTGCAAATTAAAGGTGCAGGAGCTGGTGCAGATGTTACTGCTTCTGGTATTTTTGCAGATGTAATAAGAGTTGCTAATAACTAA
- a CDS encoding homoserine kinase, translated as MNKIKIFSPATVANVSCGFDCLGFAVNDLGDTMSFTKTKEKGVKISKIIGANLPYESDKNAASAVALAMLEKHPADFGLEIEIHKGYAPGSGLGSSAASSAGAAFAVNELLGKPFSQLELTKFAMFGEQIACGSPIADNVAAAIYGGFILVQQYSPLNVIKIPVPSELMLVAIHPQVQVKTKDARDVLPEEIPLKDAVTQWANVGGLISGLYANNYETIANSLKDIIVEPARKHLIPHFDEVKQTALDYGALSAGISGSGPTIFALCKGKETAKKVHQQIDELYQKTGIDYTMVLSKINTQGVTILESN; from the coding sequence ATGAATAAAATAAAGATATTTTCACCAGCTACAGTAGCTAATGTTTCATGTGGTTTCGATTGTTTAGGTTTTGCTGTAAATGACCTTGGAGATACAATGTCATTCACAAAAACAAAAGAAAAAGGAGTTAAAATCTCTAAAATCATAGGTGCTAATCTACCTTACGAAAGTGATAAAAATGCTGCTAGTGCAGTTGCGCTGGCTATGTTAGAAAAACATCCAGCAGATTTTGGCTTAGAGATTGAGATTCATAAAGGATATGCTCCTGGAAGTGGATTAGGTAGTAGTGCAGCTAGTTCTGCAGGTGCTGCTTTTGCTGTAAATGAATTACTTGGCAAACCTTTCTCTCAATTAGAGTTAACTAAGTTTGCAATGTTTGGTGAACAAATAGCCTGTGGTTCACCTATTGCAGATAATGTAGCTGCTGCAATTTATGGTGGTTTTATTTTAGTACAACAGTATTCGCCTTTAAATGTAATTAAAATTCCTGTTCCTTCTGAATTAATGCTTGTCGCTATTCATCCACAGGTACAAGTGAAAACTAAAGATGCTAGAGATGTACTTCCAGAAGAAATTCCTTTAAAAGACGCTGTCACACAATGGGCAAATGTTGGAGGATTAATTAGTGGTTTATATGCTAATAATTATGAAACTATAGCTAATTCACTTAAAGATATTATTGTTGAACCAGCAAGAAAACATTTAATTCCTCATTTTGACGAAGTAAAACAAACTGCTTTAGATTATGGAGCTTTAAGCGCTGGTATTTCTGGATCCGGTCCAACAATTTTTGCACTTTGTAAAGGGAAAGAAACCGCTAAAAAAGTACATCAACAAATAGATGAATTATATCAAAAAACTGGTATCGATTATACCATGGTATTATCAAAAATAAACACACAAGGAGTAACCATATTAGAATCTAATTAA
- the thrC gene encoding threonine synthase: MKYYSLNNNAKPVSFSEAVIQGLAPDRGLYFPEEIQPLPKEFIANIDQYSNEEIAFEAIKQFVGDEIPKETLQKIVSETINFDFPVVSLEENIGALELFHGPTLAFKDVGARFMARCLGYFNSQNPDKVTVLVATSGDTGGAVANGFLGVNGVDVVILYPSGKVSDIQEKQLTTLGKNITALEVHGVFDDCQDMVKSAFLDEGISRQLTSANSINVARWLPQMFYYFFAYKQLYKQHSDIVFSVPSGNFGNICAGMMAQKLGLPIKHFVAATNVNDTVPQFMKAGKYEPKASTATISNAMDVGNPSNFIRIQKLFNNDFQDLKTRFSSFSFSDDLTKDAMKRIYNTSNYVADPHGAVGYLGLETYGLQEKEFGVFLETAHPVKFLDVVEETLSQKIPIPEEIQEIITKKKESIQISTYDELKSFLNS; this comes from the coding sequence ATGAAATACTATAGTTTAAATAATAATGCTAAACCCGTTTCTTTTAGTGAAGCTGTAATACAAGGATTAGCTCCTGATAGAGGTTTATATTTCCCTGAAGAAATTCAACCTTTACCAAAAGAGTTCATTGCTAATATTGATCAATATTCTAATGAAGAAATTGCTTTTGAAGCAATTAAACAGTTTGTTGGAGATGAAATTCCAAAAGAAACTTTACAAAAAATCGTTTCTGAAACTATTAATTTTGATTTTCCTGTGGTTTCTTTAGAAGAAAACATTGGAGCTCTAGAATTATTTCATGGTCCTACTCTAGCCTTTAAAGATGTTGGAGCTAGATTTATGGCTAGATGTTTAGGCTACTTTAATTCTCAGAATCCAGATAAAGTAACTGTTTTGGTTGCAACATCTGGAGATACTGGAGGTGCAGTTGCTAATGGTTTTTTAGGTGTCAATGGTGTTGATGTTGTCATACTGTACCCAAGTGGTAAAGTGAGTGATATTCAAGAAAAACAATTAACTACTTTAGGTAAAAATATTACTGCTTTAGAAGTTCATGGGGTTTTTGATGACTGCCAAGATATGGTTAAATCTGCTTTTTTAGACGAAGGGATTTCAAGACAATTAACTTCTGCAAACTCTATAAATGTAGCACGTTGGTTACCGCAAATGTTCTATTATTTCTTTGCTTACAAACAACTATACAAACAACATTCAGATATTGTTTTCTCTGTGCCAAGTGGAAATTTTGGAAATATTTGTGCTGGAATGATGGCACAAAAATTAGGTTTACCTATTAAACATTTTGTTGCTGCTACAAATGTAAATGACACTGTTCCTCAATTTATGAAGGCAGGGAAATACGAACCTAAAGCTTCTACAGCTACAATATCTAATGCAATGGATGTTGGAAATCCGAGTAATTTTATTAGAATTCAAAAGTTATTTAACAACGATTTTCAAGATTTAAAAACTAGATTTTCTTCTTTTTCATTTTCAGATGATCTTACTAAAGATGCAATGAAAAGAATTTACAACACGTCTAATTACGTAGCAGACCCTCATGGTGCTGTTGGTTATTTAGGTTTAGAAACTTATGGTTTACAAGAGAAAGAGTTTGGTGTGTTTTTAGAAACTGCACATCCTGTAAAATTTTTAGATGTGGTTGAGGAAACATTATCTCAAAAAATTCCTATTCCAGAAGAAATTCAAGAAATCATAACCAAAAAGAAAGAATCAATTCAAATTAGTACTTACGATGAATTAAAGTCTTTTTTGAATTCATAA
- a CDS encoding type IA DNA topoisomerase codes for MKVCIAEKPSVAREIANILGANTKHDGYFEGNGYAVTYTFGHLCTLLEPKDYKPHWKSWDLNNLPMLPEKFGTKVTADSGIQKQFNIVKSLFQKADVVINCGDAGQEGELIQRWVINQADYKGKVQRLWISSLTEEAIKDGFSNLKEEEDYNNLYYAGYSRAIGDWLLGLNATRLYTVKFGGYKQVLSIGRVQTPTLAMLVNRYLEIQNFKPQPYWELQTTYRNTLFNCEEGRFLKKEDGQKFADKVKESDFEIVSVKKKKGKDYAPKLFDLTGLQVYCNNKFGFSADETLKIVQKLYEMKVVTYPRVDTTFLPNDIYPKVAGILKNLTNYAEIAQPLLGKKIKKSSRVFNDKKVTDHHAIIPTGVQTNLQYNQQQVYDIIVRRFIAVFYPDSDIANTAVIGKADDVSFKTTGKEILTKGWRVVFEYNEEPKKVTSDQSLLPNFEEGEKGPHEPSFLEKETKPPRNYTEASLLRAMETAGKQVDDDEMRELMKENGIGRPSTRASIIETLFKRKYIERQKKLILPTKTGIDLIQLIDNELLKSAELTGLWEKRLKEIERGDYHASTFIKQMKQMVDQLVYEVRSSKKTVRLSAENNTEDSTAKKTKKKTTSKKTVVGKECPKCKKGNLLKGSTAYGCSNYKNGCDFKLPFSFLEKKISESQLIRLLDKGCTTNLKGWKTEQGKVEGLVRFDEHFNLKLEPKQGGAEKTKAIPDKITCPKCKKGTILKGKSAYGCSEYSNGCTYVFPFAKIKELANGKDITKAMVYDFLTKKFE; via the coding sequence ATGAAAGTTTGTATCGCTGAGAAACCTAGTGTGGCAAGAGAAATCGCTAACATTTTGGGAGCCAACACCAAACATGATGGATATTTTGAAGGAAACGGTTATGCCGTTACCTATACTTTTGGCCATTTGTGTACACTTTTAGAACCAAAAGACTACAAACCTCACTGGAAAAGCTGGGATTTGAACAATTTACCCATGCTTCCAGAGAAATTTGGAACCAAAGTTACAGCTGACTCTGGAATCCAAAAACAATTCAATATTGTAAAGTCATTATTCCAAAAAGCCGATGTGGTTATCAACTGTGGGGATGCCGGACAAGAAGGAGAATTAATACAACGTTGGGTAATTAATCAAGCTGATTACAAAGGAAAAGTACAACGTTTGTGGATTTCCTCATTAACTGAAGAAGCTATAAAAGACGGATTTAGTAATCTTAAAGAAGAAGAAGATTACAATAATTTATACTACGCTGGTTATTCTAGAGCAATTGGAGATTGGTTATTAGGTTTAAACGCTACACGTTTATATACTGTAAAATTTGGTGGTTACAAACAGGTACTTTCTATTGGTAGAGTTCAAACACCAACACTAGCGATGTTAGTAAATCGTTATTTAGAAATCCAAAATTTTAAACCTCAACCTTACTGGGAACTACAAACTACCTATAGAAATACACTTTTTAATTGTGAAGAAGGTCGTTTTCTAAAAAAAGAAGATGGACAAAAATTCGCAGATAAAGTAAAAGAATCTGACTTTGAAATTGTTTCTGTGAAAAAGAAAAAAGGAAAAGATTATGCTCCTAAACTTTTTGATTTAACAGGATTACAAGTATACTGCAACAATAAATTTGGATTTTCTGCTGATGAAACCTTAAAAATTGTTCAAAAATTATATGAAATGAAAGTAGTTACTTATCCAAGAGTTGATACTACTTTCTTACCAAATGATATATACCCTAAAGTTGCTGGTATTCTTAAAAACTTAACTAATTATGCTGAAATAGCTCAGCCTTTATTAGGTAAGAAAATTAAGAAATCGTCTCGTGTTTTTAATGATAAAAAAGTCACCGATCACCACGCTATAATTCCTACTGGAGTTCAAACGAATTTACAATACAATCAACAACAAGTTTATGATATCATTGTTCGTCGTTTTATAGCTGTTTTTTATCCTGATAGTGATATTGCAAATACAGCCGTTATTGGTAAAGCTGATGATGTATCTTTTAAAACTACTGGAAAAGAGATTTTAACTAAAGGATGGCGAGTAGTTTTTGAATACAATGAAGAACCTAAAAAAGTAACTTCAGACCAAAGTTTACTTCCTAATTTTGAAGAAGGAGAAAAAGGTCCGCATGAACCAAGTTTCTTAGAAAAAGAAACAAAGCCTCCAAGAAATTATACAGAAGCAAGTTTGTTACGTGCTATGGAAACTGCAGGTAAACAAGTAGATGATGATGAAATGCGAGAGCTAATGAAGGAAAACGGAATTGGTCGTCCATCTACACGTGCAAGTATTATAGAAACACTTTTTAAACGTAAATATATTGAACGTCAGAAAAAATTAATTCTACCAACTAAAACAGGTATAGATTTAATCCAACTAATTGACAATGAACTTTTAAAATCTGCTGAACTTACTGGACTTTGGGAAAAACGTTTAAAGGAAATTGAACGCGGAGATTATCATGCAAGTACTTTCATTAAACAAATGAAACAAATGGTAGATCAATTGGTTTATGAGGTTCGATCTAGTAAAAAAACGGTTCGCCTTTCCGCAGAAAATAATACAGAAGATTCGACTGCAAAAAAAACGAAAAAGAAAACAACGAGTAAAAAGACAGTAGTTGGAAAAGAGTGTCCGAAATGTAAAAAAGGAAACTTACTAAAAGGTAGTACTGCTTACGGATGCTCGAATTATAAAAACGGTTGTGATTTTAAACTTCCCTTCTCTTTCTTAGAGAAAAAGATTTCTGAAAGTCAATTAATTCGATTACTTGACAAAGGATGTACTACTAATTTAAAAGGTTGGAAAACTGAACAAGGAAAAGTAGAAGGTTTAGTTCGCTTTGATGAGCATTTTAATTTAAAGTTAGAACCTAAACAAGGAGGTGCGGAAAAAACTAAAGCCATTCCTGATAAAATTACCTGTCCAAAATGTAAAAAAGGGACTATTTTAAAAGGTAAATCTGCTTATGGATGCTCAGAGTATAGTAATGGTTGTACTTATGTTTTTCCTTTTGCTAAAATTAAAGAATTAGCTAATGGAAAAGATATTACCAAAGCAATGGTGTATGATTTTTTAACAAAAAAGTTTGAATAA
- a CDS encoding TlpA family protein disulfide reductase, translated as MKKIFIVTFLLFVNLVFSQAIKSENLVGKPFGNYTFETLNGDTLSINNVVKNKPRIMIVSASWCAPCQAQTLAVNELVDKYYSKVDFFTLLWDLKRDVVEMKDKYNDKITLIPSKIQEENIACISISGFKHCAGFPTIYAIDENNIIQAVKTGASMEITTTHEGKTYKVSAEEAHENNLDSLEEIILNLLKAKD; from the coding sequence ATGAAAAAAATATTTATTGTAACTTTTCTATTATTCGTAAATCTAGTTTTTTCTCAAGCCATTAAAAGCGAAAATCTAGTTGGAAAACCTTTTGGTAATTATACTTTTGAAACATTAAACGGAGATACTCTTTCTATAAATAACGTAGTAAAGAATAAACCTAGAATAATGATAGTTTCAGCTTCTTGGTGTGCTCCTTGCCAAGCTCAAACTTTAGCAGTAAATGAATTAGTAGACAAATATTACTCTAAAGTAGACTTCTTTACTTTATTATGGGATTTAAAAAGAGATGTTGTTGAAATGAAGGATAAATACAACGATAAAATCACATTAATTCCATCAAAGATTCAAGAAGAAAACATTGCTTGCATTTCAATTTCTGGATTTAAACACTGTGCAGGTTTTCCAACAATATATGCAATCGATGAAAATAATATTATCCAAGCAGTTAAAACTGGTGCTTCTATGGAAATAACAACCACTCATGAGGGTAAGACTTATAAAGTATCTGCTGAAGAAGCCCATGAAAATAATTTAGACAGTTTAGAAGAAATTATATTGAATTTACTAAAAGCTAAAGACTAA
- a CDS encoding bifunctional 4-hydroxy-2-oxoglutarate aldolase/2-dehydro-3-deoxy-phosphogluconate aldolase, whose product MAKFSRIQVIIAMDRTGLVPLFYHEDIEVCKKIVDALYKGGARLLEFTARGDFSHEVFGKLSKYCNTQYHDMILGVGSLTSAAEASLFMQLGANFVVTPAFQEEIAITCNKKKVLWSPGCGSLTEISKAEAFGCEVVKLFPGSVYGPEFIKAVKGPSPWTSIMPTGGVSPNEESIKSWIEAGAVCLGMGSKLILKNSEGEYDYERIQDLTEKSLEWIKKYKS is encoded by the coding sequence ATGGCTAAATTTTCACGTATACAAGTGATTATAGCAATGGATAGAACAGGATTAGTTCCTCTTTTTTATCATGAAGATATAGAAGTATGTAAAAAAATAGTAGACGCATTATACAAAGGTGGTGCTCGATTACTAGAATTTACTGCGCGAGGAGATTTTTCTCATGAAGTTTTTGGTAAACTCTCTAAATATTGTAATACTCAGTATCATGATATGATTTTAGGAGTAGGTTCTTTAACCAGTGCCGCTGAGGCTTCTCTTTTTATGCAATTAGGAGCAAATTTTGTAGTAACTCCTGCTTTTCAAGAAGAAATAGCTATTACATGTAATAAGAAAAAAGTTTTATGGTCTCCAGGATGCGGATCTTTAACTGAAATTTCAAAAGCAGAAGCTTTTGGATGTGAAGTGGTAAAGTTATTTCCGGGAAGTGTTTACGGACCAGAGTTTATTAAAGCAGTCAAAGGACCAAGTCCATGGACAAGTATTATGCCAACTGGTGGAGTTTCACCAAATGAAGAGAGTATAAAATCATGGATTGAGGCTGGAGCAGTTTGTTTAGGTATGGGATCTAAATTAATTTTAAAAAACTCTGAAGGAGAGTATGATTATGAAAGAATTCAAGATTTAACAGAAAAATCTTTAGAGTGGATAAAAAAATACAAATCCTGA